TAGCTTCACATTGATTTGCATCTGTAACTGTTAATGTATAAATTCCTGCACCAATATTATTTAGGTTTTGGGAAGTTTGATTGTTAGACCAAAGATATGAATATGGTGGAGTTCCCCCACTTACAGATGATACAATAACTCCATCTAATTGATTAATGCAACTTACACCAAAACCATTAAAGTTTGAATTAACTGCTAAAGAAAGATCAACACCTTCTATTAACTCAATTTCAAAATTACCTGAAGTTTCACAACCGTTAGCATCTACTATTGAAACATTATAAATACCTTCTGATAATCCGGAAAAGCTTTGAGCTAAATCCAATTCGTTAATTGTTCCTGAAATTGTGGTATCCGTCCCGGTTATTATTACAGAAAATGGAGATAATCCGGAAGTTAAAGTTAGCTCTACTTCACCGGATAAATCTGTTTCACATACTGGTTGCCCAATTACATTAATAACTAAATTAGGCTCCTCATTAATTGTTATAGTTACCTCTTCAATCGTGTTGCATCCATTAGCAATATATGATGTAACTGTATATGTAGTTGTTTCATTAGGAGCAACATTGATAGATTCAGAAGTTTGACCCGTATTCCACAGAATGCTGTCAGTATCGCCAAAAACGCTAATTTCTACTGTTGAGCCAACACAAATAGCTGTATCTCCGGTAACTGAAATTTCAGGGTATTCATCGACAAAAACAGTTACATAAGTAGTGTCTTTGCAAACAGTAGTGAAAGATATATCATCTAATCCAAAATCATTTCCAATTTTAGCTTGATTTTGATTTACAATACAAATTTGTGCAACAGTTGCTGTATCACTATAATAAATAGCATAAAACTGTTCCCAAACAGATGGATTAGAAGCTACATTTGGAGCTTGGATTGGTGGTCCAAGCAAACTGTCATTTATAGAAAATGCCAAAATAGCCGGGGATTGAGGATGGATAGATGTTATCCATGCTGAAAAATAGTATTCAGTAAATGGTTCAATAACTACATCCTGACACCAGACTTTAACTCCTACATCTTCTGCACCATTTATCGCCATAAAATTACCGCTTCCGGTAGTATGATCATTCCCAACAAAATTAGGGTGATAAATACTAGGGTCATGAGTTACGGTATATGTAGACTCAGGGCCTAAACCTGTAGACCAGGAACCGGAAAATGGATCGTTTATATAATCATATTCACTATAAAAGCCGGTATTTCCTGATTCAAAATCACCATTAACAACTAACTCACCACTTGGAACTGCACCAACTACCATATATGTAGTTGTTTGCTGAGGACTTGCAAGCGGATTGGAAACAGAGTTATTACTTAGCCCGTCTGCAGGGAACCATTCATACATCATAGCGCCTATGGCATTTAGTTGAACAGTATCTCCGGCACAAATTGTTACATCATCACCCGCTGAAATATTTACATCATTTCCTTCAATTTCAAATGAAACAACTTTCTCACATCCGTTAGCATCAGTAACAGTTATACTGTAATTTCCTACATCAATGTTATAAATCATTTGAGAAGTATCGCCTGTTGACCAAGCATATTGATAAGGTTCTATACCTCCGTTAACTAATGCTTCAGCAATACCTTCAGAAGAATTAAAACAACCCCCACTTCCAAAAACTTCAACTTCAAGATTTTCAGCAGGTTCTGTTAATATGATATCCGTTTGTTTAATACATCCGTTGGCATCTGTTACGGTAACAGAATAAGTGCCTTTAGAAAGGTCTGTTCTTATTTTTGAAGTTGAATTATCATCCCATAAAATCGAAACGGGTTCTACTGCATCATTAATTATTAATTCTATTACACCATTACTATCACCCTTACATGATGGTTCTGTTAAGTTCCAGTCTAAATCAACACTACAAAAATAAATTATAGCAGAATCCGAATCTAATACATTTGATGTATTAGCAGCTGTAGCATTAACATCTACAACATTTACAATAGAATCCTGAGTTAAATCACTTGAATTAATTACATATTCACCACTTAATAAAACAATATCCCCCGGAGATAAATTGGATAAAGTAGTATCTAATCCAAGCATAGGGTCATTTACTACAATATCAAAAAGGCTAATATTTCCATCATTTTGAACTTCAATTAAATAAGTAATAATTTGACCCTCAAGTGAATAGTTTTCGGGTGTTGCTGACTTAGAAACAGACACTGAAGGATCCGGGCAAAACAAATCACCTAAATCAACTTCAAGTGTTACAGAAGATGTAATACCCTCTGAATCAGTAACTGTTAATGTTGCTGTATATATATCTGTTGTAGATTGATAAGTGTGACAAGGACTACTATTATTGGTAATTATTGTTCCATCTCCAAAATTCCAGCTATATGTATATGGTGGAGTTCCTCCAACTGTTATATCATTAAAGCAAACTTCAGTAGTATTTTCAGTAAAATCACCACAGAAATAATTAAAGTTAGTTACTAAAAATGAAATAGGACCTCCAATAAAATCTGTTCTATTTGCTCCGTAATCACTACATCTGAATCTATAATTTGAGCCACTCGGATTTGAACACTG
Above is a genomic segment from Chitinophagaceae bacterium containing:
- a CDS encoding PKD domain-containing protein translates to MKTITISTLNSFLKRIFLAVTLLFISFSASSYSSSCQPGSVQNNNNDPWSGQCLLNNNCQLTQNIGQANDVNFLGVYIADQNGNPLPIFNIGDTVDVYVWGTFFNNSNSDRYAARVSTEIFLDGNLVSEENECVSDIVPPGTSNLLMLGPISFSYGQQFELLNTWVSVQTGGQCSNPSGSNYRFRCSDYGANRTDFIGGPISFLVTNFNYFCGDFTENTTEVCFNDITVGGTPPYTYSWNFGDGTIITNNSSPCHTYQSTTDIYTATLTVTDSEGITSSVTLEVDLGDLFCPDPSVSVSKSATPENYSLEGQIITYLIEVQNDGNISLFDIVVNDPMLGLDTTLSNLSPGDIVLLSGEYVINSSDLTQDSIVNVVDVNATAANTSNVLDSDSAIIYFCSVDLDWNLTEPSCKGDSNGVIELIINDAVEPVSILWDDNSTSKIRTDLSKGTYSVTVTDANGCIKQTDIILTEPAENLEVEVFGSGGCFNSSEGIAEALVNGGIEPYQYAWSTGDTSQMIYNIDVGNYSITVTDANGCEKVVSFEIEGNDVNISAGDDVTICAGDTVQLNAIGAMMYEWFPADGLSNNSVSNPLASPQQTTTYMVVGAVPSGELVVNGDFESGNTGFYSEYDYINDPFSGSWSTGLGPESTYTVTHDPSIYHPNFVGNDHTTGSGNFMAINGAEDVGVKVWCQDVVIEPFTEYYFSAWITSIHPQSPAILAFSINDSLLGPPIQAPNVASNPSVWEQFYAIYYSDTATVAQICIVNQNQAKIGNDFGLDDISFTTVCKDTTYVTVFVDEYPEISVTGDTAICVGSTVEISVFGDTDSILWNTGQTSESINVAPNETTTYTVTSYIANGCNTIEEVTITINEEPNLVINVIGQPVCETDLSGEVELTLTSGLSPFSVIITGTDTTISGTINELDLAQSFSGLSEGIYNVSIVDANGCETSGNFEIELIEGVDLSLAVNSNFNGFGVSCINQLDGVIVSSVSGGTPPYSYLWSNNQTSQNLNNIGAGIYTLTVTDANQCEAIESVELTAPSELAATSTEDAPILCNGETTTVTVSATGGIEPYTGTGTFTVSAGTHDFTVTDANGCISTTTITISEPSELVLSTITSPVFECGYNISCSNGNDGSININISGGASPITYTWIGPNGYNSTDQNLNNITAG